The following are encoded in a window of Alphaproteobacteria bacterium genomic DNA:
- the radC gene encoding DNA repair protein RadC, which produces MGDSLASRQYSRSSRKVGRPADDTLGLRLSSRHLELSDSGHHRLRHLQPPASSQALRERSVLVELLRPFGAAGSADALIGEFGSVAAILAAGPAAQARLLGAGHPAVPHLGMIRDVMLHVLRAEILKGPVLGNLRALVDYLFADLAHLPTERLRVLFLNAKNRLLADETMSEGSVSEIAIHPRAIMKRALELGSTALILVHNHPSGDPSPSQGDIDSTRRIAEAAKALDICIHDHLIVARSGWSSFRNLGLL; this is translated from the coding sequence ATGGGTGACAGCCTTGCAAGCCGTCAGTACAGTCGGTCATCTCGCAAAGTTGGCCGACCCGCAGATGATACGCTGGGCTTACGCCTTTCTTCTCGGCATCTGGAGCTATCCGATTCTGGCCATCATCGCCTTCGGCACCTTCAACCACCAGCGTCGTCTCAAGCGCTTCGGGAGCGATCCGTCCTGGTCGAGCTTCTCCGGCCGTTCGGGGCGGCCGGCAGCGCCGATGCGCTGATCGGCGAGTTCGGCTCGGTCGCGGCGATCCTCGCCGCCGGGCCGGCCGCGCAGGCCCGGCTGCTCGGCGCCGGCCACCCCGCCGTCCCTCATCTGGGAATGATCCGCGACGTGATGCTCCACGTGCTTCGCGCCGAGATCCTCAAGGGCCCGGTCCTCGGCAACCTGCGGGCGCTGGTCGACTATCTGTTCGCCGATCTCGCGCATTTGCCGACGGAGCGGCTTCGCGTTCTGTTCCTCAACGCCAAGAACCGGCTGCTCGCCGACGAGACCATGAGCGAAGGCTCGGTGAGCGAGATCGCGATCCATCCGCGCGCGATCATGAAGCGCGCCCTGGAGCTCGGCTCGACGGCCCTGATCCTGGTCCACAACCACCCGTCGGGAGACCCCTCGCCGAGCCAGGGCGACATCGACTCGACCCGGCGAATCGCCGAGGCCGCCAAGGCGCTCGACATCTGCATCCACGATCACCTGATCGTCGCCCGGTCGGGTTGGTCGAGCTTCCGCAACCTGGGGCTGCTCTGA
- the radC gene encoding DNA repair protein RadC, producing the protein MALGEEETGRCRSLLDSLLRPAWPGESERWADALVARFGSLPAALAARTSERAQITGPAPARFLGRVQDSLVHGLRVRVAERPVVSTSKQLLDYLKADMANLTNERFRVLFLTAQNALIADDLIWEGTVGEAPAYPREVVKRALEVGAVGLILVHNHPSGSHQPSDGDVDATRRILMAASSMGICVHDHIVISRAGWASFRSMGLLDPQREGAAV; encoded by the coding sequence GTGGCTCTCGGAGAAGAAGAAACCGGCCGCTGCCGCTCGCTGCTCGATTCGCTTCTCCGCCCCGCCTGGCCGGGCGAATCCGAGCGCTGGGCCGACGCTCTGGTCGCCCGCTTCGGCTCTCTTCCCGCGGCGCTCGCGGCGCGGACCAGCGAGCGGGCGCAGATCACCGGTCCGGCGCCGGCGCGCTTCCTCGGGCGGGTCCAGGACAGCCTCGTTCACGGCCTTCGCGTGCGGGTGGCGGAGCGCCCGGTCGTCTCCACTTCGAAGCAGCTGCTCGATTATCTCAAGGCCGACATGGCCAATCTCACCAACGAGCGCTTCCGCGTCCTCTTCCTGACCGCGCAGAACGCGCTCATCGCCGACGATCTCATCTGGGAGGGGACGGTCGGCGAGGCGCCGGCCTATCCGCGTGAGGTGGTCAAGCGGGCGCTCGAAGTCGGCGCCGTCGGCCTCATCCTCGTTCACAACCATCCCTCCGGCAGCCACCAGCCGAGCGACGGCGACGTCGACGCGACCCGGCGGATCCTCATGGCCGCCTCGTCGATGGGGATTTGCGTCCACGATCACATCGTCATTTCGCGCGCCGGCTGGGCGAGTTTCCGATCGATGGGCCTGCTGGACCCACAGCGCGAAGGCGCCGCGGTTTAG
- the fsa gene encoding fructose-6-phosphate aldolase, whose amino-acid sequence MKFFADTADTAEIRDLAETGLLDGVTTNPSLVHKAGRDFIEVVREICGIVDGPVSAEVVALDHDGMMREAEVLRKIADNIAVKVPLTVDGLKTCKKLTGDGTMVNVTLCFSANQALLAAKAGATFVSPFLGRLDDIGQTGMELIADIRLIYDNYDFATQILAASIRHPIHVLEAAKLGADVMTAPPAVIRALFKHPLTEAGIKTFLADWEKTGQSIG is encoded by the coding sequence ATGAAATTCTTCGCCGACACCGCCGACACCGCAGAAATCCGCGACCTGGCCGAAACCGGTCTGCTCGACGGCGTGACCACCAATCCCAGCCTCGTCCACAAGGCGGGGCGCGACTTCATCGAGGTGGTGCGCGAAATTTGCGGGATCGTCGACGGGCCGGTCTCGGCCGAGGTGGTCGCTCTCGACCATGACGGGATGATGCGCGAGGCCGAGGTGCTTCGCAAGATCGCCGACAATATCGCGGTCAAGGTGCCGCTGACGGTCGACGGGCTCAAGACCTGCAAGAAGCTCACCGGCGACGGGACGATGGTCAACGTCACCTTGTGCTTCTCGGCCAACCAGGCCTTGCTCGCGGCCAAGGCCGGCGCGACCTTCGTCTCGCCGTTCCTCGGCCGGCTCGACGATATCGGCCAGACGGGCATGGAGCTGATCGCTGACATCCGCCTGATCTATGACAATTACGATTTCGCCACGCAGATCCTGGCGGCCAGCATCCGCCACCCGATCCATGTGCTCGAGGCGGCCAAGCTCGGCGCCGACGTGATGACCGCGCCGCCGGCGGTGATCCGGGCCCTGTTCAAACACCCGCTGACCGAGGCGGGGATCAAGACGTTTCTCGCCGACTGGGAGAAGACGGGGCAGTCGATCGGCTAG